The Pseudomonas azotoformans genome has a segment encoding these proteins:
- a CDS encoding NAD-dependent protein deacetylase, giving the protein MLDTLEHQEDHLDTLYRAMAERRFLVLTGAGISTSSGIPDYRDSEGVRRGKAPMMYQEFLATPQARRRYWARAMLGWPRVRIAQPNKAHQALATLQQRERISGLITQNVDTLHDQAGSHDVIELHGSLHRVLCLDCQLRSQRDAIQRQMEIDNPYLSQVHAVQAPDGDTLLDPVFEQHFQVPRCPHCNGERLKPDVVFFGENVAPATAARAMAAVEHAEGLLVVGSSLMAYSAFRLCKAMVEQGKPVIAINLGKTRGDELLQVKIEAECERLLPLLTERLA; this is encoded by the coding sequence ATGCTCGACACGCTGGAACATCAAGAGGACCACCTAGACACCCTGTACCGGGCCATGGCCGAGCGGCGCTTTCTGGTGTTGACCGGCGCCGGGATCAGCACGTCGTCGGGCATTCCCGATTACCGCGACAGCGAAGGCGTGCGGCGGGGCAAAGCGCCAATGATGTACCAGGAATTCCTCGCCACCCCGCAGGCGCGGCGCCGTTACTGGGCGCGAGCGATGCTGGGGTGGCCGAGGGTCCGCATTGCGCAACCGAACAAGGCGCACCAGGCGCTGGCGACACTGCAACAACGCGAGCGCATCAGCGGGTTGATCACCCAGAACGTCGATACCCTGCACGATCAAGCCGGCAGCCACGACGTCATTGAACTGCACGGCAGCCTACATCGAGTGCTGTGCCTGGATTGCCAGTTGCGCAGTCAACGTGACGCGATCCAGCGGCAGATGGAAATCGACAACCCCTATCTGTCGCAAGTCCACGCGGTGCAGGCGCCCGATGGCGACACCCTGCTTGATCCCGTCTTTGAACAACACTTCCAGGTCCCGCGCTGCCCCCACTGCAATGGCGAGCGCTTGAAACCGGATGTCGTGTTTTTTGGCGAGAACGTAGCGCCGGCAACAGCGGCCAGGGCGATGGCTGCGGTAGAGCATGCCGAGGGGTTGCTGGTGGTGGGGTCGTCGCTGATGGCCTATTCGGCGTTTCGCCTGTGCAAGGCCATGGTCGAACAGGGCAAACCCGTCATTGCAATCAACTTGGGCAAGACCCGAGGGGATGAGCTGTTACAGGTGAAGATCGAAGCCGAGTGTGAGCGATTGTTGCCCTTGCTGACAGAGCGATTGGCCTGA
- a CDS encoding CBS domain-containing protein, producing MKTVAQVLKAKDQKNQEVHVIKHDHTVFEALVRMSEKNVGALPVVQDGVVVGIISERDYARKIMLKGLSSVTTKVHEVMSSPVITVDTHKKVDECMNIMTDSHLRHLPVVEDGKLLGLLSIGDLVKEAIADQADLIKQLEQYIRGE from the coding sequence ATGAAAACCGTTGCACAAGTGCTCAAAGCCAAGGACCAGAAAAACCAGGAAGTCCATGTCATCAAACACGACCACACCGTGTTTGAAGCACTGGTCCGGATGTCGGAGAAAAACGTCGGGGCCTTGCCGGTCGTCCAGGATGGCGTGGTGGTAGGTATCATCAGCGAACGTGACTACGCCCGCAAAATCATGCTCAAGGGGCTTTCGTCGGTCACCACAAAGGTGCATGAGGTGATGAGTTCTCCGGTGATCACCGTCGACACCCATAAAAAGGTCGATGAGTGCATGAACATCATGACCGACAGTCACCTGCGCCACCTGCCGGTGGTCGAAGACGGCAAACTGCTGGGCCTGCTCTCAATCGGTGACTTGGTGAAAGAAGCCATTGCCGACCAGGCTGACCTGATCAAACAGCTGGAGCAGTACATCCGCGGCGAATAG